A genome region from Sardina pilchardus chromosome 22, fSarPil1.1, whole genome shotgun sequence includes the following:
- the LOC134070314 gene encoding tryptase-2-like has translation MSLQTLLCVTVLLCKFTGCLSIVGGRDAQRGAWPWMVLLETHSEGGRYWTCGGSLVSDQWVLTSAYCLHDISGPAVLLERSFARVGELSLKESSGRKVKLKRAVAHPDYRDDGGIINNDIALVQLQEAVSFSDTVQPVLLPSPRDQFSPHTECWVTGWGQVADGKELGGMKTLQELQVSLIDEATCGQKYPNKTDSTMCAGDLRGGKGSCRDDHGGPLVCILAGEVERRFVLVGIVSIVNCGDVGVPTLYEDVFRHTQFIRDTIQEAECNDLPPSEACFL, from the exons ATGAGCCTTCAGACTTTGTTGTGTGTGACGGTGCTGCTCTGCAAAtttacag GATGTCTTTCGATCGTTGGGGGCCGTGATGCACAGAGGGGGGCGTGGCCCTGGATGGTCCTCTTGGAGACGCATTCTGAAGGTGGCAGATACTGGACGTGTGGAGGATCACTGGTCTCAGATCAGTGGGTCTTGACATCAGCTTACTGCTTGCA TGACATAAGTGGGCCAGCGGTGCTCCTGGAGCGTTCGTTTGCTCGTGTCGGGGAGCTGAGTCTGAAGGAATCTTCTGGAAGGAAGGTGAAGCTGAAGCGGGCGGTGGCGCACCCAGACTACAGAGATGATGGAGGTATTATCAACAACGACATCGCCCTGGTGCAGCTGCAGGAGGCCGTGTCCTTCTCTGACACAGTGCAGCCCGTGCTGCTGCCCAGCCCCCGAGACCAATTCAGCCCCCACACTGAGTGCTGGGTCACCGGATGGGGTCAAGTAGCTGAcggca aggAGCTGGGTGGGATGAAGACTCTCCAGGAGCTGCAGGTGTCTCTGATTGATGAGGCCACATGTGGTCAGAAGTACCCCAACAAGACTGACAGCACGATGTGCGCTGGTGACCTGAGGGGAGGAAAAGGCTCCTgcagg gatgaccACGGTGGGCCCCTAGTGTGTATCCTagcaggagaggtggagaggaggtttGTGCTGGTCGGCATCGTCTCTATTGTCAACTGTGGTGATGTGGGAGTGCCTACACTCTACGAAGACGTCTTCCGCCACACCCAGTTCATCAGGGACACCATTCAGGAGGCAGAATGCAACGACCTGCCACCTTCTGAAGCATGTTTTCTGTAA